The Anoxybacillus flavithermus genome has a segment encoding these proteins:
- a CDS encoding carbamoyl phosphate synthase small subunit (catalyzes production of carbamoyl phosphate from bicarbonate and glutamine in pyrimidine and arginine biosynthesis pathways; forms an octamer composed of four CarAB dimers) — MKRQLILEDGTRFVGEAFGSERQTVGEVVFNTGMTGYQEILTDPSYCGQIVTMTYPLIGNYGVNRDDFESIEPHVFGFIVKEACLSPSNWRSELTIDEYLRLKNIPGLAGVDTRKLTRIIRQYGTLKGMICDMDVSVTEAVAYLKETELARDQVKRVSTKSPYASPGRGHRIVLIDFGMKHGILRELNKRHCDVIVLPYNATAEEVLQWHPDGVMLSNGPGDPKDVPEAIDMIQHILGHVPLFGICLGHQLFALACGANTEKMKFGHRGSNHPVKHLQTGKVAITSQNHGYTVTEQSLRHTRLEVTHIALNDGTIEGLRHRDVPAFTVQYHPEASPGPEDANGLFDDFIAMIEQFKKERGVVHA, encoded by the coding sequence ATGAAACGACAACTCATTTTAGAAGATGGTACACGTTTTGTTGGCGAAGCGTTTGGAAGTGAACGACAAACAGTCGGTGAAGTCGTTTTTAACACAGGAATGACAGGATATCAAGAAATTTTAACGGACCCGTCGTATTGCGGACAAATCGTAACGATGACATATCCATTGATCGGCAACTACGGCGTCAACCGCGACGATTTCGAATCGATCGAACCGCATGTGTTCGGCTTTATCGTAAAAGAAGCGTGCCTATCTCCGTCCAATTGGCGAAGTGAACTAACGATTGACGAATATTTACGCCTGAAAAATATCCCCGGTTTAGCAGGTGTCGATACGCGGAAACTGACGCGCATCATTCGTCAATACGGCACGTTAAAAGGGATGATTTGCGACATGGACGTGTCCGTGACAGAGGCAGTCGCTTATTTAAAAGAAACGGAGCTTGCGCGCGATCAAGTGAAACGCGTATCGACAAAAAGCCCATACGCTAGCCCAGGGCGCGGTCATCGCATCGTTTTAATCGACTTTGGCATGAAGCACGGCATTTTGCGTGAATTAAATAAACGCCATTGCGATGTCATCGTGTTACCGTACAACGCAACGGCTGAAGAAGTATTGCAATGGCATCCCGACGGTGTCATGTTATCGAACGGACCGGGGGATCCAAAAGATGTGCCAGAAGCGATTGACATGATTCAACACATACTTGGCCACGTTCCGCTTTTTGGCATTTGTCTCGGTCATCAACTATTCGCACTCGCTTGTGGGGCGAATACAGAAAAAATGAAGTTTGGTCATCGAGGTTCCAATCACCCTGTAAAACATCTCCAAACAGGAAAAGTAGCAATTACTTCACAAAATCACGGCTATACCGTTACAGAGCAGTCGCTTCGCCACACACGGCTAGAAGTGACGCACATCGCATTAAATGACGGAACGATTGAAGGGCTTCGCCATCGCGACGTTCCTGCGTTTACCGTGCAATATCATCCGGAAGCGTCGCCAGGTCCAGAAGACGCAAACGGTTTATTCGACGATTTTATTGCGATGATTGAACAGTTTAAAAAAGAAAGAGGTGTCGTTCATGCCTAA